The proteins below are encoded in one region of Halorhodospira halochloris:
- the puhB gene encoding photosynthetic complex putative assembly protein PuhB, whose translation MKEHDFEPIPGLPERPPEGEQILWQGKPAWWSFTKRALHVRKVAAYFLIVGAWFAYTSLRDGDGVNYALGDFFGQIIIGALVCGLLIWIGRWMVKHALYTITNQRIVMRIGASWQASINLPFAQVESVDLRKHRDGHSDIMIKMDQRERLSFMFFWPHIRPWRLNRPEPMLRSLPDGDEAVKILVDALKKHVESEQKEERRGNVRENQGTTNSPAYANEAR comes from the coding sequence GTGAAGGAGCATGATTTCGAGCCTATCCCTGGCCTCCCCGAGAGGCCTCCGGAAGGCGAACAAATCCTTTGGCAAGGCAAGCCCGCTTGGTGGTCATTCACCAAGCGGGCCCTGCATGTAAGGAAGGTCGCGGCTTACTTCTTAATTGTCGGGGCTTGGTTCGCATACACTTCCCTGCGTGATGGAGACGGTGTCAACTATGCCCTAGGTGACTTTTTTGGGCAGATAATTATCGGTGCTTTGGTTTGCGGCCTCTTGATTTGGATCGGTCGCTGGATGGTGAAGCACGCACTCTATACAATTACTAATCAACGAATTGTTATGCGTATTGGTGCTTCTTGGCAGGCATCGATAAACCTGCCGTTCGCTCAGGTTGAATCTGTAGACTTGAGAAAGCATAGGGACGGCCATAGCGATATAATGATCAAAATGGATCAGCGGGAGAGGTTGAGTTTTATGTTCTTCTGGCCGCATATACGTCCATGGCGACTTAATCGACCTGAGCCGATGCTGCGTTCACTGCCCGATGGCGACGAAGCCGTTAAAATACTGGTTGACGCCCTGAAAAAGCATGTAGAATCGGAGCAGAAGGAAGAGCGCAGGGGCAACGTCAGGGAAAATCAAGGCACCACAAACTCCCCTGCCTATGCAAACGAGGCTAGGTAA
- the puhC gene encoding photosynthetic complex assembly protein PuhC yields the protein MSDEHLRAGVITNVVFPVTAFTAVALFTAYVIYGGLVLGHGSREGSVTSDAPVEFERGIFFDPLEDGGLIIRDHRGDELWSIAEDESAYIHSTAQRMWDYRDRDNVSATLPFIVRSHEDGQVIVSDPMTKRGVAINSFGSQNAEDFVDTLKAAE from the coding sequence ATGAGCGACGAGCACCTGCGTGCTGGAGTAATCACAAACGTGGTATTCCCGGTGACCGCCTTCACGGCGGTCGCACTCTTCACAGCCTATGTGATTTACGGTGGGCTAGTCTTAGGGCACGGCTCGAGAGAGGGTAGCGTTACGAGCGATGCCCCGGTTGAGTTTGAGCGGGGGATCTTTTTCGACCCTCTCGAAGATGGCGGTCTGATAATACGCGATCATCGTGGCGATGAATTGTGGAGCATTGCCGAGGATGAGTCGGCCTATATCCATAGTACCGCGCAGCGGATGTGGGATTATCGTGATCGTGATAACGTCTCGGCAACACTGCCATTTATCGTTAGGAGTCACGAGGACGGGCAGGTAATAGTCTCCGATCCGATGACTAAGCGGGGCGTAGCGATCAACTCATTTGGTTCGCAGAATGCCGAAGATTTCGTAGACACCTTGAAAGCGGCAGAGTAG
- the puhE gene encoding putative photosynthetic complex assembly protein PuhE, whose protein sequence is MFEYLLPVLFALFLWWFSTGVVIYLDNLPMRTFRWSMIAGTIGLVIGLYLIAVSSADKSAAGAYLAFTGTLLVWAWVELSYYTNYVTGPRQTPCPEGTSGWRRFKLALQSNLYHELAILLLGAIIFALTWWDGNRVGLWTFLVLAWMHESARLNVFLGVRNPNEEFVPAHMHFVRSFIRRRPMNLLFPISVSVSTVALVLIIQQAIAPGVDAHTAVGLTLVATLMALAILEHWFLVIPLPTAMLWSWGLQARGNGSCFDVDVVMGTLGSGKTTFIRRLLGSESSADGHDVVLISDFSDRGVDAAVLKAEGAEVINFVDAGGYSSLHKELAEQLREISRDNTPQRIIIEPSGPRDAVAVIEAMRSPAVQGLIKGVRRFTIVDAETFQVDYSRNPDAMRSELLNSPYIVVNKIDRVGEEVLNTVASTLQELNPSAICFYTRYGDIDSEQLRRMTYQRPMQEDENSMEADDAARFDAEHKATREGETWSSVLEGEFDVKLLREFLDEAAAGNFGDLERVKGIVRLHSSWVRFDLSGGRVGMTAFTPYDDEQPRVVVIGEGAVTQSHKIEQALRSCLRTSNNPSDAPQRAVALSS, encoded by the coding sequence ATGTTTGAGTACCTACTGCCCGTGCTGTTCGCGCTGTTTTTGTGGTGGTTCAGTACGGGAGTCGTTATCTATCTTGATAACCTTCCAATGCGGACTTTCCGCTGGAGCATGATCGCCGGGACAATAGGTCTCGTCATCGGCCTATACCTAATAGCCGTCAGCAGTGCTGATAAATCGGCGGCTGGGGCGTATCTAGCCTTTACTGGCACCTTGCTGGTGTGGGCCTGGGTCGAGCTAAGTTACTACACCAACTACGTCACCGGTCCGCGCCAGACCCCGTGCCCTGAGGGCACGTCCGGTTGGCGTCGGTTCAAACTGGCTCTGCAGAGCAATCTCTACCATGAGCTTGCCATACTCTTGCTCGGCGCGATTATTTTCGCACTTACCTGGTGGGACGGTAACCGCGTTGGTTTATGGACCTTCCTAGTTTTAGCCTGGATGCACGAGAGCGCCAGGCTGAACGTCTTCCTTGGCGTACGCAATCCCAATGAAGAGTTCGTCCCTGCTCATATGCATTTCGTGCGCAGTTTTATCCGCCGCAGACCGATGAATCTGCTCTTCCCCATATCAGTGTCGGTCTCGACAGTGGCTTTGGTGCTGATAATTCAACAGGCCATAGCACCAGGGGTGGATGCACACACTGCGGTTGGACTGACTCTTGTAGCCACATTGATGGCCCTAGCTATCCTCGAGCATTGGTTCTTGGTCATTCCCCTGCCGACGGCGATGCTATGGTCCTGGGGGCTGCAAGCTCGGGGGAACGGTTCCTGTTTCGATGTCGACGTGGTAATGGGCACCTTAGGCTCGGGTAAGACGACCTTTATCCGGCGGTTGCTCGGTAGTGAGAGCTCTGCAGATGGACATGACGTTGTACTAATCAGCGACTTTAGTGACCGAGGGGTTGATGCTGCTGTTCTCAAGGCTGAAGGTGCTGAAGTAATTAATTTCGTCGACGCTGGCGGCTATAGTTCCCTACATAAGGAGCTTGCCGAACAGCTGCGCGAGATCTCGCGCGATAACACTCCGCAGCGCATAATCATTGAGCCGAGCGGGCCGCGTGATGCAGTTGCGGTAATCGAGGCCATGCGTTCACCGGCTGTTCAGGGCCTGATAAAGGGGGTGCGGCGTTTTACTATTGTCGATGCAGAGACCTTCCAGGTTGATTACTCACGCAACCCTGATGCAATGCGCAGTGAATTGCTCAACAGCCCCTATATCGTGGTCAATAAGATTGATCGGGTAGGCGAAGAGGTCCTAAATACGGTGGCCTCCACCCTGCAGGAGCTGAATCCATCAGCTATATGTTTCTACACGCGCTACGGAGATATTGACTCTGAACAGCTCCGTAGGATGACTTACCAGAGGCCCATGCAAGAGGATGAAAACAGCATGGAAGCCGATGATGCGGCTCGTTTCGATGCGGAACATAAAGCCACCAGAGAGGGCGAGACCTGGAGTTCTGTTCTGGAAGGGGAGTTCGATGTGAAACTCTTGCGCGAATTCCTTGATGAAGCCGCTGCGGGCAATTTCGGCGACCTGGAGCGAGTCAAAGGCATTGTCAGGTTGCACTCCTCTTGGGTGAGGTTTGACCTATCTGGTGGTCGAGTCGGCATGACTGCTTTTACCCCCTACGACGATGAGCAGCCGCGGGTAGTAGTGATTGGCGAAGGGGCGGTTACTCAATCGCACAAGATAGAACAAGCACTACGCAGCTGTCTGCGCACATCAAATAATCCCTCCGATGCGCCACAGCGGGCGGTTGCACTCTCGTCATGA
- a CDS encoding alpha/beta hydrolase, with protein MNPFTQLSASSIEARHLVTGLAIVAFALSLFHLLSDRAGVERWHAEVGSTPVTVYQPEGMQEQAPAVLVSHGFAGSRQMMEGFALTMAQNGYIAVSFDYLGHGRHPEPLYGELGEWDGAAAVLMEQTRQVMEFARDLPNSDGRIAVLGHSLGSGLMARFAQLNEDVDATVGISLFAPKTDEQTPKNLLSVVGGFENRLKIQGQELVAMVTDDHEPDDIRPGQTYGSFDDGTARRLEVIRGIEHVGILFSSRSADQARLWLDEVFDRSGGGFTLSSGGWIALLFASLVVLAYRLAAVLPVVSSPARGVSASWKKLLLVAGAPALATPILLAPLPTEFLPVVVGDYLAVHFAVYGTLMLVALWWYSGWQAPSQWYATIGADPKRLIVATALLLFFCLGVIGWALEQFITSFYPVSERLPLLAVMFIGTLPFFLADEWLTRGDGAKRGAYPLTKLLFLVSLGIAVALDYESLSFLPMILPVWIIFFILYGLFSRWSFRRTGNPLVAGIVNAVAFAWALAVTFPMYAGVSPP; from the coding sequence ATGAACCCATTCACGCAACTGAGTGCTAGCAGCATTGAAGCCAGACATTTGGTGACTGGGCTGGCCATAGTTGCTTTTGCACTATCGCTTTTCCATTTGTTGTCTGATCGAGCCGGCGTTGAGCGCTGGCATGCCGAGGTGGGCAGCACTCCAGTTACCGTATACCAGCCAGAGGGGATGCAAGAGCAGGCCCCGGCTGTTTTGGTATCGCACGGGTTTGCTGGATCGCGGCAAATGATGGAAGGGTTCGCGCTGACAATGGCGCAGAATGGCTATATTGCTGTTTCCTTTGATTACTTAGGCCATGGTAGGCACCCCGAGCCGCTCTATGGCGAACTCGGCGAATGGGACGGTGCCGCTGCGGTACTAATGGAACAGACCCGACAGGTTATGGAGTTCGCCCGTGATCTTCCCAATAGTGATGGTAGGATAGCTGTACTTGGGCACTCCCTTGGTTCAGGCCTAATGGCTCGCTTCGCTCAGCTCAATGAAGATGTCGATGCCACTGTCGGTATATCACTGTTTGCACCCAAAACCGATGAGCAAACCCCGAAAAACCTCTTGAGTGTAGTAGGCGGCTTCGAAAATCGGCTCAAAATCCAAGGCCAAGAGCTTGTGGCCATGGTCACCGATGATCATGAGCCTGATGATATCCGGCCTGGACAAACCTATGGCAGCTTCGATGACGGCACCGCCAGACGGCTTGAGGTTATAAGGGGCATTGAGCACGTTGGGATATTGTTTAGCTCGCGAAGTGCTGATCAAGCGAGGCTCTGGCTTGATGAGGTTTTCGATCGGTCCGGTGGGGGATTTACGCTCTCGAGCGGTGGGTGGATAGCACTGCTGTTCGCCTCATTAGTGGTATTGGCATATCGCCTAGCTGCAGTTTTGCCGGTTGTCTCTTCGCCAGCTAGAGGGGTGAGTGCATCCTGGAAGAAGCTGCTCTTGGTAGCGGGTGCTCCGGCCCTAGCTACCCCTATTTTGCTTGCACCGTTACCAACAGAGTTCTTGCCTGTAGTTGTCGGAGATTACTTGGCGGTTCACTTTGCAGTCTACGGTACCTTGATGCTTGTGGCGCTGTGGTGGTACTCAGGTTGGCAAGCGCCAAGTCAGTGGTACGCTACTATTGGCGCCGACCCGAAGAGGCTGATTGTTGCAACTGCGCTGTTACTCTTCTTTTGCTTGGGCGTTATAGGCTGGGCGCTGGAGCAGTTCATAACCTCATTCTATCCCGTTAGTGAGCGCTTACCCCTGTTGGCAGTAATGTTTATAGGCACACTGCCTTTTTTCCTTGCTGATGAATGGTTAACCCGCGGTGATGGTGCCAAGCGAGGGGCTTACCCCTTGACCAAGCTTCTGTTTCTGGTATCCCTAGGGATCGCTGTAGCGCTCGATTACGAGTCTCTCTCATTCCTACCCATGATTCTTCCTGTCTGGATCATATTCTTTATTCTCTATGGGCTATTTAGCCGCTGGTCTTTCCGGCGCACCGGTAATCCTCTAGTGGCCGGGATAGTCAATGCAGTTGCATTTGCTTGGGCCTTGGCGGTTACCTTCCCGATGTACGCAGGGGTGAGTCCGCCGTAG
- the bchJ gene encoding bacteriochlorophyll 4-vinyl reductase yields the protein MTSEISADGPHQEAKIGPNAIAQVAAALCAAATETTARSVFRAADLSHWFDEPPTEMVPESSVTALHKQVREQLPPDQAQKILFDAGVRTGYYVLKRRIPGFARAILRVLPPIFAGPLLLRAIERNAWTFVGSGRFVVTRSDKCLLEIYNNPVITGEQSNTPICHWHAAVFETLFKELVWSGTTVTETNCCASGYEACTFELVYR from the coding sequence ATGACCTCGGAAATCAGCGCAGATGGGCCGCATCAAGAAGCTAAGATCGGCCCTAACGCTATCGCCCAAGTGGCTGCCGCCCTTTGCGCGGCAGCCACTGAGACAACGGCTCGGAGTGTATTTCGTGCTGCCGACTTGAGCCACTGGTTCGATGAGCCACCGACTGAAATGGTCCCCGAATCTTCTGTGACCGCGTTGCACAAGCAGGTGCGCGAACAACTCCCCCCTGATCAGGCGCAGAAGATCCTATTCGATGCCGGGGTAAGGACCGGATACTATGTTCTAAAAAGGCGCATTCCAGGGTTCGCCCGTGCCATACTGCGCGTACTTCCCCCTATATTTGCTGGTCCGCTCCTGCTCCGTGCCATTGAGAGAAACGCCTGGACATTCGTCGGCTCAGGTAGGTTCGTTGTCACCCGCAGCGACAAGTGCTTACTAGAGATCTACAACAACCCCGTGATTACCGGTGAGCAATCGAATACCCCCATTTGCCATTGGCATGCAGCGGTATTCGAGACCCTCTTCAAGGAACTTGTCTGGAGTGGAACAACGGTCACCGAGACGAACTGCTGCGCCTCGGGGTATGAGGCTTGCACATTCGAACTAGTCTACAGATAA
- the bchE gene encoding magnesium-protoporphyrin IX monomethyl ester anaerobic oxidative cyclase has protein sequence MRIVFIHPNYSSGGAEIAGNWPPAWVAYLAGALKQAGFDNLRFIDAMTDNLSDDYIRQELEKEKPDIVATTAITPAVYIAERALEIAKEVDPNVVTLIGGIHPTFMFKQVLSEAPWIDAVVRGEGEEIMVNLARAVAEGRWPSDKENIKGIAYRDENQIVATPAAPTIKDLDSIWPDWGILEWEKYTYIPLNTRVAIPNMARGCPFTCSFCSQWKFWRDYRIRDPEKVVDEIEHLADEHGVGFFILADEEPTINRKKFIEFCQALIDRGLPQRGIMWGLNTRVTDVLRDEDILDFYRKAGLIHVSLGTEAAAQLKLDRFNKETTVAQNKRAVELLRNAGIVVEAQFIVGLENETAETLEETYRMACDWGTDLANWAMYTPWPFSDLFHELSDTVEVFDFEKYNFVTPIIKPDAMDRGELLDRTMSNYRRFYMKKALFSYPWAGSGDRRKYLLGCLKAFLKAGFQRKFYDLGKHGYWGPQTRDQVSKNIEESFDKSRTISDAQRAEWDAIKESKGKEQTKAARSHKGGDKTERTSTESVVEVKGKSNSSSQKKEETETDKV, from the coding sequence ATGCGTATTGTGTTCATACATCCGAACTACTCTTCTGGCGGCGCCGAGATAGCGGGCAACTGGCCGCCGGCATGGGTCGCTTATCTAGCGGGGGCACTCAAACAGGCCGGCTTCGACAATCTGCGGTTTATCGACGCAATGACCGACAACCTCTCTGACGACTACATCCGTCAGGAGTTGGAAAAAGAAAAACCGGACATTGTTGCCACTACCGCCATCACGCCCGCCGTCTATATAGCCGAGCGTGCCCTGGAGATTGCTAAAGAGGTCGACCCTAACGTTGTCACCCTTATTGGCGGCATTCACCCCACCTTCATGTTCAAGCAGGTTCTTAGCGAGGCCCCGTGGATAGATGCAGTAGTCCGCGGTGAGGGTGAGGAGATCATGGTCAACCTGGCACGGGCCGTTGCCGAGGGACGTTGGCCGAGTGATAAGGAAAACATAAAGGGCATTGCATACCGTGATGAAAACCAGATAGTAGCCACCCCAGCAGCCCCAACCATCAAAGATCTCGATTCAATTTGGCCTGACTGGGGTATTCTTGAGTGGGAGAAGTACACCTACATCCCGCTCAATACCCGCGTTGCCATACCTAACATGGCCCGCGGCTGCCCCTTCACCTGCTCGTTCTGCTCGCAGTGGAAGTTCTGGCGCGACTACCGGATCCGCGACCCCGAGAAAGTTGTCGACGAGATCGAGCATCTGGCTGATGAGCACGGGGTCGGCTTCTTCATCCTCGCCGACGAAGAACCGACCATAAACCGGAAAAAGTTCATCGAGTTCTGTCAGGCGCTGATTGACCGTGGCCTACCGCAACGCGGCATCATGTGGGGCCTTAACACACGGGTGACGGATGTCCTGCGCGATGAAGACATCCTCGATTTCTATCGCAAGGCCGGTCTGATCCACGTCTCCCTGGGCACTGAGGCTGCTGCTCAGCTCAAGCTCGACCGGTTCAACAAGGAGACCACCGTAGCGCAGAACAAGCGCGCCGTTGAGCTACTGCGTAATGCCGGTATAGTTGTAGAGGCGCAGTTCATTGTTGGGCTTGAGAACGAAACAGCTGAGACGCTCGAAGAGACCTATCGGATGGCCTGCGACTGGGGCACCGATCTGGCCAACTGGGCAATGTATACCCCTTGGCCGTTCTCCGATCTGTTCCACGAGCTTAGCGATACAGTAGAAGTCTTCGACTTCGAGAAGTACAACTTCGTTACCCCGATCATCAAACCGGACGCCATGGATCGCGGTGAACTTCTCGACCGCACTATGAGCAACTATCGCCGTTTTTATATGAAAAAGGCGCTCTTCTCCTATCCATGGGCGGGTAGTGGTGATCGACGCAAATACCTTCTCGGCTGCTTAAAGGCCTTCCTCAAGGCCGGCTTCCAGCGCAAGTTCTACGATCTGGGCAAGCACGGCTATTGGGGACCCCAGACTCGCGATCAGGTCAGCAAGAACATCGAGGAGAGCTTCGATAAATCGCGCACCATCTCTGATGCACAACGCGCTGAATGGGATGCCATCAAGGAGTCAAAGGGCAAGGAACAGACCAAGGCGGCTCGCTCCCATAAGGGCGGTGATAAGACTGAGAGGACCAGCACTGAGAGCGTTGTTGAAGTAAAAGGCAAGAGCAACTCCAGTAGCCAGAAGAAGGAAGAGACCGAGACCGATAAGGTTTAG
- the bchI gene encoding magnesium chelatase ATPase subunit I — MAPAFPFSAIAGQDEMKLAMTIAAVDGSIGGVLVFGDRGTGKSTVVRALAGLLPTIRAVADCQYHCDPDKEDTLCDSCRDKTAAGKSLKVRRIDVPVVDLPLGVTEDRVVGALDLERALSSGEKAFEPGLLARANRGFLYIDEVNLLEDHIVDLLLDVAASGENVVEREGLSVRHPAKFVLIGSGNPEEGELRPQLLDRFGLSVEVSTPEDLHTRMQVVRRRDEYEADPHAFVEKWKRKDGQVRRNIERARDQLPEVEVSDKILEHTSRLCIALGTDGLRGELTLIRAARAAAALELADKVEPKHLRQVAPVALRHRLRRNPLDESGSTTRVQRAIEEHLPE, encoded by the coding sequence ATGGCTCCAGCGTTTCCCTTTTCTGCAATAGCCGGACAAGATGAGATGAAACTCGCGATGACCATCGCCGCCGTAGACGGCTCCATCGGTGGCGTGCTTGTTTTTGGTGATCGCGGTACTGGTAAATCGACGGTAGTGCGTGCCCTTGCCGGGCTGTTGCCGACTATCCGGGCTGTGGCTGATTGCCAATATCACTGTGATCCGGACAAAGAGGACACCCTGTGTGATAGCTGCCGTGATAAGACCGCGGCGGGGAAATCACTCAAGGTAAGGCGGATAGATGTGCCGGTAGTCGACCTACCCCTTGGCGTGACCGAAGACCGAGTAGTTGGCGCACTCGACCTGGAGCGTGCCCTGAGCAGCGGCGAAAAGGCCTTTGAGCCGGGGCTGTTGGCCCGAGCCAATCGTGGTTTTCTCTATATCGATGAGGTCAATCTACTTGAGGACCACATCGTCGATTTGCTGTTGGATGTGGCCGCTAGCGGTGAGAACGTGGTCGAGAGAGAAGGACTGAGCGTTCGCCACCCGGCCAAATTTGTCCTCATCGGCAGCGGCAACCCGGAAGAGGGTGAGCTGCGTCCCCAGCTGCTGGATCGCTTTGGGCTATCGGTCGAGGTTTCTACCCCAGAGGATCTGCATACCCGCATGCAGGTGGTGCGCCGACGTGATGAATACGAGGCCGATCCCCACGCCTTCGTGGAGAAGTGGAAGCGTAAGGATGGGCAAGTGCGCAGAAACATTGAGCGCGCCCGTGATCAGCTGCCGGAGGTAGAGGTCAGCGATAAAATCCTGGAGCATACCTCCAGGCTCTGCATAGCGCTGGGGACAGATGGGTTGCGCGGCGAGCTGACCTTGATCCGTGCCGCTCGAGCGGCTGCTGCCTTAGAGCTTGCCGATAAGGTCGAGCCCAAGCACTTGCGTCAAGTTGCTCCGGTGGCACTGCGTCACCGCCTGCGGCGCAATCCGCTGGATGAATCGGGTTCAACAACCCGGGTCCAAAGGGCTATAGAGGAGCATCTGCCTGAATGA
- a CDS encoding magnesium chelatase subunit D — protein sequence MSAVLDYDSAAAAWQDSVTAAALLAIDPYGVGGVCLRALPGPVRDRWVQVARELLPPGTPWRRIPINVSDSRLLGGLDLTATLRSGRPVLEKGVLAESDGGLVVLAMAERIPLATAGKLGAVIDNNEVAVERDGLAERIATRFGVIALDEGAHDDERPVGPLRDRLGCHLDLNGIPVNVAGGCEYSADEIEAARHLLPSVECSDQLAEALCAGGLALGIGSLRAPLQALRAARAAAALEGRCEVNEDDIRLATRLIMVPRATQVPPAPPEEAPEEEQQEQQQPSEQPPEEPPPEPETEQDEGEDSGDDDEQAQLDGIPQELVLEAARAALPDNLFERLKIKELAQRGQSQAGQAGALQQGGARGRPAGVRRGSPRSGVRLNVVETLRAAAPWQTLRREQQQSERKVIVQPDDFRVTRYKQRTQTTTIFTVDASGSAAMNRLSEAKGAVELLLAECYVRRDEVALISFRGTGAEELLPPTRSLTRAKRSLAGLPGGGGTPLASGLDAARDLIEEVQRKGNTPVLIVLTDGRANVTRAGVGGREQAQKDATEAAQMLRVTGVRSLVVDTSPRPRPMGRELAEAMGGDYLPLPRADASSISEAVQAVTGAKG from the coding sequence ATGAGTGCGGTGCTGGATTACGACAGCGCTGCCGCGGCATGGCAGGACTCGGTGACCGCTGCAGCGCTGCTTGCTATAGATCCATATGGGGTAGGTGGAGTCTGCCTGCGAGCTCTGCCGGGGCCGGTTCGTGACCGTTGGGTGCAGGTTGCCCGCGAGCTTCTACCGCCTGGAACACCGTGGCGGCGCATCCCCATCAATGTATCGGATAGCCGTCTGCTCGGCGGGCTCGATCTAACTGCCACCCTGCGCTCGGGGCGCCCGGTGCTCGAAAAGGGAGTTCTAGCAGAGAGCGACGGAGGCTTGGTTGTGCTGGCTATGGCTGAGCGGATTCCGCTGGCCACGGCAGGGAAGCTTGGGGCAGTCATTGATAACAACGAGGTGGCGGTGGAACGCGATGGGCTGGCAGAGCGCATCGCAACTCGTTTCGGGGTAATAGCCCTGGATGAGGGGGCTCATGACGATGAGCGCCCGGTAGGGCCTTTACGTGATCGCCTCGGCTGCCACCTTGATCTTAATGGCATACCGGTGAATGTAGCTGGGGGCTGTGAATACTCAGCCGATGAGATAGAGGCAGCACGCCACCTGCTGCCGTCGGTCGAGTGTAGCGATCAACTTGCCGAGGCCCTTTGTGCAGGTGGCCTCGCTTTGGGTATTGGTTCGCTGCGGGCGCCATTACAAGCCCTGCGCGCTGCCCGCGCTGCAGCGGCGCTGGAGGGACGCTGTGAGGTCAATGAGGACGATATCCGGCTGGCAACACGACTCATCATGGTTCCTCGGGCTACCCAGGTCCCCCCTGCACCGCCTGAAGAGGCACCTGAAGAAGAGCAGCAAGAGCAGCAACAGCCGAGCGAACAGCCCCCCGAGGAACCCCCTCCGGAGCCCGAAACAGAGCAGGATGAAGGGGAGGACTCCGGTGATGATGACGAGCAGGCCCAACTCGACGGTATCCCCCAAGAGCTGGTGCTGGAGGCGGCGCGTGCGGCACTGCCGGATAATCTCTTTGAGCGGCTAAAAATCAAGGAACTTGCCCAGCGCGGCCAGTCCCAGGCCGGCCAAGCTGGGGCACTGCAACAAGGGGGCGCGCGTGGCCGTCCCGCAGGTGTCAGGCGAGGTTCGCCGCGCTCGGGGGTGCGCCTGAACGTGGTCGAAACGTTGCGCGCAGCTGCGCCGTGGCAAACGCTGCGCCGCGAACAGCAGCAGAGCGAGCGCAAGGTCATAGTGCAGCCGGATGACTTTCGGGTCACCCGGTATAAGCAGCGTACCCAGACTACCACCATATTTACTGTCGATGCGTCCGGCTCCGCGGCCATGAATCGGCTCTCTGAGGCCAAAGGTGCGGTGGAACTGTTGCTAGCTGAGTGCTATGTGCGCCGCGACGAGGTGGCTCTGATCTCTTTCCGGGGCACCGGTGCTGAGGAGTTGTTGCCCCCGACTAGATCGCTGACGCGGGCCAAGCGTAGCCTAGCCGGATTGCCTGGTGGCGGCGGCACACCGCTTGCTTCTGGCCTGGATGCGGCCCGCGATTTGATTGAAGAGGTTCAGCGCAAAGGCAATACACCGGTGCTGATCGTTCTTACCGACGGGCGGGCAAACGTTACCCGGGCCGGGGTAGGGGGGCGAGAGCAAGCCCAGAAAGATGCCACTGAAGCCGCCCAGATGCTGCGTGTGACCGGGGTGCGTTCATTAGTGGTGGATACTTCGCCACGGCCGCGGCCCATGGGCAGAGAGCTTGCCGAAGCAATGGGAGGGGACTACTTGCCACTGCCGCGCGCCGATGCTTCGTCTATCAGTGAAGCAGTACAGGCGGTAACGGGTGCTAAGGGTTAG
- the bchO gene encoding alpha/beta fold hydrolase BchO: MAALAWDRSGRDWPQREASRFVVADGITWHVQVYGSGPVVLLLHGTAAATHSWRHFGPALSANFTVVAMDLPGHGFTSTAQQRLPDLHRVAYGVAQLLAELQLEPSVVVGHSSGAAIGARMALDSLIFPRLLIGLNGAFLPFPGLAGMLFPNALRLLSLDPVLPYWIALRAYEPGFIRRVIGYTGSSIDEFGVKLYRRLAAKPAHVAGAMAMMAGSHDDLHKLAKDIAQLRCMIVLFAAERDGAVPPGQAERICSRVENCRVEQVPGLGHLAHEERPEWMAQQVLAAWSRIAN, encoded by the coding sequence ATGGCGGCCTTGGCGTGGGATCGCAGCGGCAGAGACTGGCCGCAGCGTGAAGCCAGTCGGTTTGTAGTAGCTGACGGAATAACCTGGCATGTCCAGGTGTATGGTTCTGGGCCAGTCGTTCTGTTGCTTCATGGGACGGCCGCGGCAACGCATTCATGGCGGCATTTCGGCCCGGCCTTGAGCGCCAACTTTACTGTGGTTGCCATGGATTTGCCAGGCCACGGCTTCACTAGCACAGCTCAGCAAAGGTTGCCTGATTTGCACCGCGTTGCTTATGGCGTAGCGCAACTGCTTGCTGAGTTGCAACTGGAGCCGAGCGTGGTAGTGGGCCACTCTTCAGGGGCTGCTATCGGCGCTCGTATGGCCCTCGATAGTTTGATCTTTCCGCGCTTGTTAATCGGTTTAAATGGCGCCTTTCTACCTTTCCCTGGGCTAGCCGGAATGCTCTTTCCTAACGCTTTGCGTCTGCTCAGTCTAGATCCTGTTTTGCCTTATTGGATCGCGTTGCGCGCTTACGAGCCGGGTTTTATCCGGCGGGTGATTGGCTACACGGGCTCATCAATAGATGAGTTTGGGGTCAAGCTATATCGGCGCCTTGCAGCTAAGCCGGCCCACGTTGCTGGGGCTATGGCAATGATGGCCGGAAGCCACGATGATCTGCACAAGCTGGCTAAGGACATAGCTCAATTGCGTTGTATGATTGTGCTGTTCGCTGCCGAGAGGGATGGTGCTGTGCCGCCAGGGCAGGCGGAGAGAATATGTTCTAGAGTTGAGAACTGTCGGGTCGAGCAGGTGCCTGGTCTAGGGCATCTCGCCCATGAAGAGCGTCCAGAGTGGATGGCTCAGCAGGTATTAGCCGCCTGGTCTAGGATCGCCAACTAA